The Brassica oleracea var. oleracea cultivar TO1000 chromosome C6, BOL, whole genome shotgun sequence genome includes a region encoding these proteins:
- the LOC106300210 gene encoding tyrosine-sulfated glycopeptide receptor 1 yields MIDEKKMRSTKSICLLLRPVPMFLFLLIYVLSISVFFLTVSEAVCNLQDRDSLLFFSSNVSSPASPLHWNSSTDCCSWEGISCDDDSQENRVTSILLPSRGLSGNLPSSVLDLPRLSRLDLSHNRLSGPLPQGFFSVLDQLTFLDLSYNSFNGELPLEANGTSRNFPIQTVDLSSNLLQGQILSGSVFLQGAFNLTSFNVSNNSFTGPIPSFMCTTSPQLTKLDFSYNKFSGDISGGLGRCLKLSSLRAGFNNLSGEIPKEVYNLSELEVFSLPVNHLSGRIDDGITRLTKLTLLELYFNQLQGDIPKDIGRLINLRSLRLHINNLTGFVPVSLSYCTKLEKLNLRVNRLGGTLSVDFSRFQSLSILDLGNNSFTGDFPSTVYSCRNMTAMRFAGNKLTGQISPQVLELKSLTFFTFSDNNMTNITGALSILQGCKNLSTLIIAKNFYDETIPSNEDFLASGAFPKLQIFGTGGSRLKGEIPAWLIKLKSVELMDLSQNRFMGSIPGWLGTLPNLFYLDLSDNLLTGELPKELFQLRALMSQKVYDATERTYLELPVFVKPNNITSNQQYNQLASLPPAIYIRRNNLTGSIPVEIGQLKVLMHLELLGNKFSGSIPDELSNLTSLERLDLSNNNLSGRIPWSLTGLHFMSYFNVANNTLSGQIPTGSQFDTFPKSYFEGNPLLCGRVLQLSCTVAPKPYTNEKASTTVVLGLVIGIFFGVSLILVMLALWVMSKRRVNPGDSENAELEINSNASYSEVPPGSEKDISLVLLFGNSRYEVKDLTIFELLKATNNFSQANIIGCGGFGLVYKAVLDNGTKLAVKKLTGDYGLMEKEFKAEVEVLSRAKHENLVALQGYCVHDSARILIYSFMENGSLDYWLHENPDGPAQLDWAKRLHIMRGASCGLAYMHQICEPHIVHRDIKSSNILLDGSFKAYLADFGLSRLILPYRTHVTTELVGTLGYIPPEYGQAWVATLRGDVYSFGVVMLELLTGKRPMEVFRPKMSREIVAWVNQMRREEKPEEVFDPLLRESGHEREMLRVLDIACMCVNQNPMKRPVIQQVVDWLNDVDAGNRNQSNREEAEEEETK; encoded by the coding sequence ATGATTGACGAGAAGAAGATGAGATCTACCAAATCCATTTGTCTCCTTCTGAGACCAGTACCCATGTTCCTCTTCCTCCTTATTTACGTTCTTTCCATCTCTGTCTTCTTCCTTACAGTTTCAGAAGCTGTCTGTAATCTCCAAGATCGAGATTCTCTCCTTTTCTTCTCCAGCAACGTATCATCTCCAGCTTCTCCTTTGCATTGGAACTCATCCACTGATTGTTGCTCCTGGGAAGGAATCTCTTGCGATGATGATTCTCAAGAAAATCGAGTCACTTCGATTCTTTTGCCCTCTAGAGGACTCTCAGGCAATCTCCCCTCCTCTGTTTTGGATCTCCCTCGTCTCTCTCGTCTCGACCTTTCTCATAACCGTCTCTCTGGTCCTCTCCCACAAGGCTTCTTCTCCGTTCTTGATCAGCTGACGTTTCTTGATCTTAGTTACAACAGTTTCAACGGTGAGTTGCCACTCGAAGCCAATGGAACCAGCAGAAATTTTCCAATCCAGACCGTTGATCTCTCCAGCAATCTTCTTCAAGGCCAAATCTTAAGCGGTTCTGTTTTCCTTCAAGGCGCTTTCAATCTCACCAGCTTCAACGTCAGCAACAACAGCTTCACCGGTCCAATCCCTTCCTTCATGTGCACCACTTCACCGCAGCTCACCAAACTGGACTTCTCTTATAACAAATTCTCAGGCGATATCTCTGGAGGGTTAGGCAGATGTTTGAAGCTAAGTTCTCTTCGAGCAGGCTTCAACAATCTATCTGGTGAAATCCCAAAAGAAGTCTACAATCTCTCTGAGCTCGAGGTGTTCTCTTTACCAGTCAACCATCTTTCAGGGAGGATCGATGATGGGATCACTCGTCTCACTAAACTGACACTGCTTGAGCTTTACTTCAATCAACTCCAAGGAGATATACCAAAGGATATAGGTAGACTAATCAATCTGCGCAGCCTCCGGCTCCATATCAATAACCTCACAGGTTTTGTCCCGGTCTCTCTCTCCTACTGCACCAAACTCGAGAAGCTGAATCTAAGGGTTAACCGGCTGGGAGGAACCTTATCGGTAGACTTTTCTCGTTTTCAGAGCCTCAGCATTCTGGACCTCGGAAACAATAGCTTCACCGGTGACTTCCCCTCGACGGTTTACTCCTGCAGAAACATGACAGCGATGAGGTTTGCAGGCAACAAGTTAACGGGACAGATATCTCCACAAGTACTGGAACTGAAGTCTCTGACGTTCTTTACGTTCTCAGACAATAACATGACGAACATTACAGGAGCTCTCAGTATTCTGCAAGGCTGCAAGAATCTGTCTACTCTCATCATTGCAAAGAACTTTTACGACGAAACAATACCAAGCAACGAGGATTTTCTAGCATCAGGTGCATTTCCAAAGCTCCAAATCTTCGGTACCGGTGGATCTAGATTGAAAGGTGAAATACCAGCTTGGCTGATCAAGCTCAAGAGCGTAGAACTTATGGACCTGTCACAAAATCGATTCATGGGGTCGATTCCTGGTTGGCTAGGAACTCTTCCAAACCTGTTTTACTTGGATCTTTCTGATAACCTTCTTACAGGAGAGCTTCCAAAGGAACTGTTTCAGCTGAGAGCACTTATGTCCCAAAAGGTATATGATGCAACAGAGAGGACCTATCTAGAGCTACCTGTTTTTGTAAAGCCCAATAATATCACCAGCAATCAACAATACAATCAGCTTGCCAGCCTTCCACCTGCGATATATATCCGAAGGAATAACCTGACCGGGAGCATACCAGTTGAGATCGGACAGCTAAAGGTTCTCATGCACCTCGAGCTTTTAGGTAATAAGTTTTCAGGTAGCATCCCAGATGAATTGTCAAACCTCACAAGCTTAGAGAGGCTGGACCTGTCCAACAATAATCTATCTGGTAGAATCCCTTGGTCGCTCACGGGACTCCATTTCATGTCCTATTTCAACGTTGCAAACAACACTCTCAGCGGGCAGATACCTACAGGATCTCAGTTCGACACTTTCCCAAAATCGTATTTTGAAGGAAACCCATTGCTGTGTGGCCGTGTACTGCAACTCTCCTGCACGGTTGCACCCAAGCCTTATACAAACGAAAAGGCGAGCACAACTGTTGTTTTGGGGCTTGTCATTGGGATCTTTTTCGGCGTCAGTTTGATTTTGGTGATGCTTGCTTTGTGGGTGATGTCAAAGAGGAGAGTAAACCCAGGAGACTCTGAGAACGCAGAACTGGAGATAAACTCCAACGCCTCGTACTCCGAAGTTCCTCCAGGTTCGGAGAAAGATATAAGCCTTGTGCTGCTGTTCGGAAACAGTAGATACGAAGTTAAAGACCTGACTATATTCGAGCTCCTGAAAGCTACCAACAACTTCAGCCAAGCTAATATCATCGGATGCGGCGGGTTTGGTCTTGTCTACAAGGCTGTCTTGGACAATGGGACGAAGCTGGCGGTCAAGAAACTCACCGGAGACTATGGTTTGATGGAGAAAGAGTTCAAGGCGGAGGTAGAAGTTCTGTCAAGAGCCAAACATGAGAACCTGGTCGCTCTACAAGGCTACTGCGTCCATGATAGTGCCCGGATACTTATCTACTCGTTCATGGAAAACGGAAGTCTTGACTATTGGCTGCACGAGAATCCAGACGGTCCAGCTCAGCTGGATTGGGCTAAAAGGCTTCACATCATGAGAGGAGCAAGCTGCGGACTAGCGTACATGCACCAGATATGCGAACCGCACATAGTACACCGAGACATCAAGTCCAGCAACATCCTTTTGGACGGAAGCTTCAAGGCCTACCTCGCAGACTTCGGCTTGTCGAGACTGATTCTTCCGTACCGCACACACGTTACAACGGAGCTTGTGGGCACACTGGGTTACATCCCCCCGGAGTATGGACAAGCATGGGTAGCCACTCTGAGAGGTGACGTGTACAGTTTTGGCGTCGTGATGCTCGAGCTTCTCACGGGGAAAAGACCAATGGAGGTGTTCAGACCGAAGATGTCGAGAGAAATAGTCGCGTGGGTGAATCAAATGAGGAGGGAGGAGAAACCCGAGGAGGTGTTTGATCCGCTGCTGAGAGAGAGTGGTCATGAAAGAGAGATGCTTCGTGTGCTTGACATAGCCTGCATGTGTGTGAACCAAAACCCAATGAAAAGACCGGTTATACAACAAGTTGTGGACTGGCTTAATGATGTAGACGCGGGAAACAGAAACCAAAGTAACAGAGAAGAAGCTGAAGAAGAAGAGACGAAGTAA